From Prosthecobacter sp., the proteins below share one genomic window:
- a CDS encoding sulfatase-like hydrolase/transferase encodes MRCLLSVILVALYSWAGAAEQPNVVCILVDDFGWADPSCFGGKVPTPNIDRLAQEGMQFRQFYVASPICSPSRCGVITGQFPARWKITSYLQTRAGNRECEQADFLDPKAPSLPRVFKEAGYATAHIGKWHLGGGRDVTEAPKFAAYGYDLGLGTYESPEPTAELGLMTTPWESQREPQQVPRHERTRWMVDETLKFMQQQADKPCFVNLWLDDTHTPFRPQEGEDARELSAKYRDVLTTMDTQIGRLIDAMPQDTLILLCGDNGPEPSFDRTRSGGLRGMKWSLYEGGIRTPLIVRWPGMVPAGVVNETTVVSSVDFMPTLCALAKIQAPAAEYDGVDMSAAFRGGNVVRQKPLFWEYGRKPGSAGKVKGGFPYPNEPGSKSPNVAVRDGDWKLLVNADGSQTELYHLARDPNETKNLAETESATVERLRKAALAWRAAMP; translated from the coding sequence ATGCGTTGCCTGCTCTCTGTCATCCTCGTTGCCCTCTATAGTTGGGCTGGTGCTGCCGAACAGCCCAATGTCGTCTGCATCCTTGTTGATGACTTTGGCTGGGCTGATCCATCGTGCTTCGGCGGCAAAGTCCCGACGCCGAACATCGACCGGTTGGCGCAAGAGGGGATGCAGTTTCGGCAGTTCTACGTGGCCTCGCCGATTTGTTCGCCATCTCGATGCGGTGTGATCACAGGGCAGTTCCCGGCGCGGTGGAAAATCACGAGTTATCTGCAAACCAGGGCGGGCAATCGCGAGTGCGAGCAGGCGGATTTTCTCGATCCGAAAGCACCGTCGCTGCCGCGTGTGTTCAAGGAGGCGGGTTATGCCACGGCACACATCGGCAAATGGCATCTCGGCGGTGGTCGCGATGTGACGGAAGCGCCGAAGTTTGCCGCGTATGGCTACGATCTCGGTCTTGGCACGTATGAGAGCCCGGAACCGACGGCTGAACTTGGTTTGATGACGACGCCGTGGGAGAGCCAACGCGAACCGCAGCAGGTGCCACGTCATGAACGCACGCGCTGGATGGTGGATGAAACGCTGAAGTTCATGCAGCAGCAAGCCGACAAGCCCTGTTTCGTGAATCTCTGGCTCGATGACACGCACACGCCCTTTCGTCCGCAGGAAGGCGAAGATGCTCGCGAGTTGTCTGCAAAGTATCGTGACGTACTGACCACGATGGACACGCAGATTGGCCGCCTGATCGACGCCATGCCGCAGGACACGTTGATCCTGCTCTGCGGCGACAACGGCCCTGAGCCGAGCTTCGACCGCACACGCAGCGGCGGCCTGCGCGGCATGAAATGGAGCCTCTATGAAGGCGGCATTCGCACACCCTTGATCGTGCGCTGGCCTGGCATGGTGCCAGCAGGCGTCGTGAATGAGACCACGGTGGTCAGCAGCGTCGATTTCATGCCCACGCTGTGCGCTTTGGCCAAAATTCAGGCACCTGCGGCTGAATACGATGGCGTGGACATGAGCGCGGCGTTTCGTGGCGGGAACGTCGTGCGTCAGAAGCCGCTGTTTTGGGAGTATGGCCGCAAACCAGGCTCCGCTGGCAAGGTGAAGGGCGGATTTCCCTACCCGAACGAGCCTGGCTCGAAATCACCCAATGTCGCGGTTCGTGACGGCGACTGGAAGTTGCTCGTAAACGCTGATGGCTCGCAAACCGAGCTTTACCACCTCGCCCGTGATCCCAACGAGACGAAAAACCTCGCCGAGACAGAATCCGCCACGGTGGAACGCCTGCGGAAAGCCGCTTTGGCGTGGCGGGCTGCCATGCCATGA
- the hisG gene encoding ATP phosphoribosyltransferase: MADPKNILRLGLPKGSLQEPTLELFKRAGFNIVISSRSYRPSVDDEELELRLLRAQEIGRYVDHGFLDCGITGRDWIVENGADVEVITDLRYSKATSWPTRWVLVVPEDSPVRSVKDLQGKRIATEAVEMTKKYLAKHDVQAEVEFSWGATEVKVPEMVDAIVDITETGSSLRANKLRIVDTLMESYPQFVSSKPAARDEWKRQKMETLVLLLKGALEARHKVGLKMNVPAKQLQEVVACLPSQRSPTISQLASQEWVAVETVIDEATVRVIIPRLKSLGAEGIVEYPLNKVVH, translated from the coding sequence ATGGCCGACCCCAAGAACATCCTCCGTCTCGGACTGCCCAAAGGCAGCCTGCAGGAGCCGACGCTTGAATTGTTCAAGCGCGCGGGGTTCAACATCGTCATTTCCTCCCGTTCCTACCGTCCTTCCGTGGATGACGAGGAACTGGAACTGCGCCTGCTGCGGGCACAGGAGATCGGGCGTTATGTCGATCATGGCTTCCTGGACTGCGGCATCACCGGACGCGACTGGATCGTGGAAAACGGAGCGGATGTCGAGGTCATCACCGACCTGCGCTACAGCAAGGCCACCTCATGGCCCACCCGCTGGGTGCTGGTGGTGCCTGAAGATTCGCCCGTGCGCAGCGTGAAAGACCTGCAGGGCAAACGCATCGCCACCGAGGCGGTCGAGATGACGAAGAAATACCTCGCCAAGCACGACGTGCAGGCCGAGGTCGAATTTAGCTGGGGTGCCACCGAAGTGAAGGTGCCGGAAATGGTCGATGCCATTGTGGACATCACCGAGACCGGCTCCTCCCTGCGCGCGAACAAGCTGCGCATCGTGGACACCCTGATGGAAAGCTACCCTCAATTTGTCTCCAGCAAACCTGCCGCCCGTGATGAATGGAAGCGGCAGAAGATGGAGACGCTCGTGCTGCTGCTCAAAGGTGCGCTCGAGGCCCGCCACAAGGTGGGCCTCAAGATGAATGTGCCCGCGAAGCAGTTGCAGGAGGTGGTCGCATGCCTGCCGTCGCAGCGCTCGCCCACGATTTCACAGCTTGCCAGCCAGGAATGGGTGGCGGTGGAAACGGTCATTGACGAAGCCACCGTGCGGGTAATCATCCCGCGGCTGAAGTCACTGGGCGCCGAGGGAATTGTGGAATACCCACTGAATAAAGTCGTCCACTAG
- a CDS encoding AURKAIP1/COX24 domain-containing protein — translation MGSLKKRRKTKINKHKRKKRMRANRHKKRLRYKA, via the coding sequence ATGGGATCGCTCAAAAAGCGGAGAAAAACGAAGATCAACAAGCACAAGCGCAAGAAGCGCATGCGTGCGAACCGCCACAAGAAGCGTTTGCGCTACAAGGCGTAA
- a CDS encoding tetratricopeptide repeat protein, producing the protein MAAFLGAVLSLRAAAPADLTLGVKAPEKSDLQLSRGGEVYADVLAHYSAALQFESSGKLRQALEHYLAVFKADPTNADLAAHTAGIAMQFQGREAAVNILEDAVRANPRSPAPLLHLTRFASTYPPEDLFEKDERPAKAMAEALEKFPMHAEVYEVAVMLHLTQNERDKAIAVMDQAANQNSRDPQFWLATGRTAERVWPLGQAEFRLEYSQRVAPFFENALKQVTKADAEQVTLEVAQQYLLTNDPERARQLCEKLAAEHNSLDARKLLYRLYGAAEQKDKALATLEQIVKQAPDDAEQRRLLANEYDKLKQPEKAILHLEAAIQNGGGEIGDYVKLGWELYQTQKYEDMVRVGQRSVRLFPDHPLVHYQLAIAHRAREEWASSVKHFAEAEQFAGSTQTELLDHLFYYQYGVTLERMARYEDASRMLEKSITLTPREESKAAANTLNFLGYMWLEQGSHLDKAGEFITKANELLPDQPAYIDSLGWFHYKKGDYTTALKDLQRAESLLEQIQPEDAEILEHLGLAHQSLGDKAKALEYLERANALNTPDLKARKRIEEALKKLKGGGKTDTEKK; encoded by the coding sequence ATGGCTGCGTTTCTCGGCGCGGTCCTCTCGCTTCGTGCCGCCGCGCCGGCGGATCTGACGCTGGGCGTGAAAGCGCCTGAAAAATCAGACCTGCAGCTTTCACGCGGCGGTGAGGTCTATGCGGACGTGCTGGCGCATTACAGCGCCGCCCTGCAGTTCGAATCCTCCGGCAAACTAAGGCAGGCGCTGGAGCATTACCTGGCCGTGTTCAAGGCCGACCCGACCAACGCGGACCTGGCCGCACACACCGCCGGAATCGCCATGCAGTTCCAGGGCCGTGAGGCGGCGGTGAATATTCTCGAAGACGCCGTGCGGGCCAACCCGCGCTCACCCGCGCCGCTGCTGCATCTGACACGTTTCGCCAGCACCTACCCGCCGGAGGATCTGTTTGAAAAAGACGAGCGACCGGCCAAGGCCATGGCCGAGGCACTGGAGAAATTCCCCATGCATGCGGAGGTTTACGAGGTGGCGGTGATGCTTCACCTCACCCAAAACGAGCGGGACAAGGCCATCGCCGTCATGGACCAGGCCGCGAACCAAAACAGCCGTGATCCGCAGTTCTGGCTGGCCACGGGACGCACCGCCGAGCGCGTCTGGCCGCTGGGGCAGGCCGAGTTCCGCCTGGAGTACAGCCAGCGCGTCGCACCGTTCTTTGAAAACGCCCTCAAGCAGGTCACCAAGGCTGACGCGGAGCAGGTCACGCTCGAAGTCGCGCAGCAGTACCTCCTGACGAACGATCCGGAGCGTGCCCGGCAGCTTTGCGAAAAACTGGCGGCGGAGCACAACAGCCTGGATGCGCGCAAGCTGCTCTACCGTCTTTACGGAGCCGCCGAGCAGAAGGACAAGGCGCTCGCCACGCTGGAGCAGATCGTCAAGCAGGCTCCTGACGATGCCGAGCAGCGGCGTCTGCTGGCCAACGAATACGACAAGCTCAAGCAGCCTGAAAAAGCCATCCTGCACCTTGAGGCCGCCATTCAAAATGGCGGCGGCGAGATCGGCGACTATGTGAAGCTCGGCTGGGAGCTTTACCAGACGCAGAAATACGAGGACATGGTGCGTGTCGGCCAGCGCAGCGTGCGGCTCTTCCCCGATCATCCGCTCGTTCACTACCAGCTCGCCATCGCACATCGTGCACGCGAGGAGTGGGCCTCTTCCGTGAAGCACTTTGCCGAAGCCGAGCAGTTCGCCGGCTCCACGCAGACGGAACTGCTCGATCATCTGTTCTATTATCAATACGGCGTCACGCTGGAGCGCATGGCCCGCTACGAGGACGCCTCACGCATGCTGGAGAAATCCATCACGCTCACACCGCGCGAGGAATCGAAGGCGGCGGCGAACACGCTGAACTTCCTCGGCTACATGTGGCTGGAACAGGGCTCGCACCTCGACAAAGCGGGCGAATTCATCACCAAGGCCAACGAACTGCTGCCCGACCAGCCCGCCTACATCGACAGCCTCGGCTGGTTCCATTACAAGAAGGGTGACTACACCACCGCTCTCAAGGATTTGCAGCGCGCCGAGTCCCTGCTGGAACAAATCCAGCCTGAAGACGCCGAAATCCTCGAACACCTCGGCCTCGCCCATCAGTCGCTCGGTGACAAAGCGAAGGCGCTCGAATATCTCGAACGTGCCAACGCCTTGAACACACCCGATCTGAAAGCGCGCAAGCGCATCGAAGAGGCCCTGAAAAAACTCAAGGGCGGCGGCAAGACCGACACCGAGAAGAAGTGA
- a CDS encoding MFS transporter, whose protein sequence is MESTLRPSRARQVVLFFAVTLAIITYIDRVCISQAAPMMQEELGLTKTQMGYAFAAFGWAYALFEIPGGWLGDRIGPRKVLMRVVSMWSIFTVATGWAWNLVSLVVSRFLFGVGEAGCFPNLTKAFTLWFPVAERVKAQGILWLSARWGGAFTPLLVGWMLASGTEGKVGLGLHYKWVFLIFGLLGVVWALSFFHWFRDHPKDHPSVSAAELAHIGETEPPGDHAMPWARLVASRTVWMLWAQYFCMSYAWYFYITWFPTYLKEKFTTLTDMERALLACVPLFFGGIGCITAGMLSARLDRMFGSIARTRRWLGVLGMSVAGVMLLISMQTDAPLASVLAIGLAALCNDLAMPGAWGACMDVGGRHAGALSGSMNMMGNAGGAIAPMVVPLVLAATDNDWSMNITLFAVAYFLGAGCWFFINSEERLHD, encoded by the coding sequence ATGGAATCCACCCTTCGACCCTCCCGCGCCCGTCAGGTGGTGCTCTTCTTTGCCGTTACGCTGGCGATCATCACTTACATCGACCGGGTGTGCATCTCGCAGGCGGCGCCGATGATGCAGGAGGAACTGGGGCTGACGAAGACGCAGATGGGCTATGCTTTTGCGGCGTTTGGCTGGGCCTATGCGCTGTTTGAAATCCCCGGCGGCTGGCTGGGCGATCGCATCGGGCCGCGAAAAGTGCTGATGCGGGTGGTTTCGATGTGGTCCATCTTCACTGTGGCCACCGGCTGGGCGTGGAATCTGGTTTCGCTGGTCGTTTCGCGTTTCCTTTTTGGCGTGGGAGAGGCGGGTTGCTTCCCGAATCTGACCAAGGCCTTCACGCTGTGGTTCCCGGTGGCCGAGCGTGTGAAAGCGCAGGGCATTCTCTGGCTCAGCGCGCGCTGGGGCGGGGCCTTCACGCCGTTGCTCGTCGGCTGGATGCTCGCGAGCGGCACGGAAGGGAAAGTCGGCCTCGGACTGCACTACAAGTGGGTGTTTTTGATCTTCGGACTGCTCGGCGTGGTGTGGGCGCTGTCGTTTTTCCACTGGTTCCGCGATCATCCCAAGGATCACCCGTCGGTGAGTGCCGCCGAGCTGGCGCACATCGGTGAAACGGAGCCTCCCGGTGATCACGCCATGCCGTGGGCGCGGCTGGTCGCCTCACGCACGGTCTGGATGCTGTGGGCGCAGTACTTCTGCATGTCCTACGCCTGGTATTTCTACATCACCTGGTTTCCGACTTATCTGAAGGAGAAGTTCACCACGCTCACGGACATGGAGCGTGCCCTGCTTGCCTGCGTGCCGCTGTTCTTCGGCGGCATCGGTTGCATCACCGCCGGGATGCTCTCCGCGCGGCTGGATCGGATGTTTGGCAGCATCGCGCGGACGCGTCGCTGGCTCGGCGTGCTTGGCATGAGTGTTGCCGGGGTCATGCTGTTGATCTCGATGCAAACGGATGCACCGCTCGCGTCGGTGCTGGCCATCGGGCTCGCCGCCTTGTGCAACGACCTCGCCATGCCTGGTGCCTGGGGTGCCTGCATGGATGTGGGCGGACGTCATGCCGGGGCGCTTTCCGGCAGCATGAACATGATGGGCAATGCCGGTGGTGCGATCGCCCCGATGGTGGTGCCTCTCGTGCTTGCCGCCACAGACAATGACTGGAGCATGAACATCACGCTTTTTGCCGTGGCCTACTTCCTCGGTGCCGGTTGCTGGTTCTTCATCAACTCCGAAGAGCGGCTGCATGACTGA